In Stomatohabitans albus, one genomic interval encodes:
- a CDS encoding exonuclease domain-containing protein, whose amino-acid sequence MSLNFCAIDFETGSFDRSFAIQIGLVKVLNGEIVDTFTSLIKPIERHTSIDPRAQALHGITMDDVKDAPTWPELYPTVTQFVGSLPVLAHNLSFDSGVLEAICEDAELPFPDWPVGDTLPWCRTLLRLDSHGLANVASHLGIEQGRAHRAEDDARTCALIAIQLADLTGVHSVESIGQQAMATVVKLQTRIDQLRRNRRKTPVTLFNPEELKQVLEFLATQPLPPRSLEGHQVVFTGALGILREDATVYAQQAGATVTKSVNKHTTVLVVGTARRARFFTNKLNRAVELQVQGTLKHILSEEQFYQLIDFEE is encoded by the coding sequence ATGTCTCTCAATTTTTGTGCAATCGACTTTGAAACCGGCTCCTTTGACCGGTCCTTCGCTATCCAAATCGGTCTCGTCAAAGTCCTCAATGGTGAAATCGTCGATACCTTTACCTCGCTCATTAAACCTATCGAACGACACACGTCCATTGACCCGAGAGCCCAAGCACTTCACGGTATCACGATGGACGACGTGAAAGATGCACCAACCTGGCCAGAGCTATACCCGACGGTGACTCAGTTCGTAGGCAGTCTTCCCGTGCTTGCACATAATCTGAGTTTTGATAGCGGTGTACTTGAAGCCATCTGTGAAGATGCTGAGCTACCTTTTCCTGATTGGCCAGTAGGTGACACGCTGCCATGGTGCCGAACACTCCTCCGTTTGGATTCTCACGGTCTGGCAAACGTGGCTTCTCACCTTGGGATTGAACAAGGGCGTGCTCATCGAGCTGAAGATGATGCAAGAACATGCGCACTAATCGCTATTCAACTTGCTGACCTAACTGGGGTTCACAGCGTTGAAAGTATAGGCCAGCAGGCCATGGCCACGGTCGTAAAGCTCCAGACGCGTATCGATCAGTTACGTCGAAATCGCCGCAAAACCCCAGTAACTTTATTTAATCCCGAGGAATTGAAACAGGTCCTTGAATTCCTTGCTACTCAGCCACTACCACCGCGGTCACTTGAAGGACATCAGGTAGTCTTCACTGGCGCATTGGGGATTCTCCGTGAAGATGCAACCGTGTATGCACAACAAGCAGGGGCTACCGTAACTAAGTCAGTGAACAAGCACACCACCGTTCTTGTCGTGGGTACCGCAAGGCGAGCACGTTTCTTCACGAACAAGTTGAATAGGGCGGTTGAGCTCCAAGTGCAGGGCACGCTCAAACACATCCTGAGTGAAGAGCAGTTTTACCAATTAATTGACTTCGAAGAATAG
- a CDS encoding PE family protein: MGPDVGLEVGLLVGAGGTGATGGAVGLEVAVGVGDGLPVGVGDGLMVGVGDGLPVGVGDGLMVGVGDGLPVGVGDGLMVGVGEGLSVGLTGGLGGVTGGTGLTGGLVGNGGFTGGLVGSGGFTGGTTGGNGVTGGFGLSVGLARGGSGRMASLGPTTS, encoded by the coding sequence GTGGGCCCAGACGTTGGGCTCGAGGTAGGGCTACTTGTTGGCGCCGGAGGCACAGGCGCGACTGGTGGTGCCGTTGGCCTTGAGGTAGCCGTTGGCGTAGGCGATGGGCTACCCGTTGGTGTTGGTGACGGTTTAATGGTTGGTGTAGGTGATGGTCTCCCCGTTGGTGTTGGTGACGGTTTAATGGTTGGTGTAGGTGATGGTCTCCCCGTTGGTGTTGGTGACGGTTTAATGGTTGGCGTTGGAGAGGGTTTATCGGTCGGCCTTACCGGTGGCTTGGGTGGCGTCACGGGCGGCACCGGCCTCACCGGTGGTTTGGTTGGCAATGGTGGCTTTACCGGTGGTTTGGTTGGTAGCGGTGGCTTCACTGGAGGGACAACGGGAGGCAATGGCGTTACTGGTGGCTTCGGATTATCCGTTGGCTTGGCCCGAGGAGGCTCTGGCCGTATGGCATCCCTTGGTCCCACAACCTCATAG
- a CDS encoding DUF6932 family protein, whose product MGYLPDYTDQGFLPIGRWQANSLEDIANKYISEDDYHRQRLWKEWAELTSLAKSAYGYIIACWLGGSFFTTKPDPEDIDCVYIIADKAFTNPIEPDHASIFQAIWRKGKHSVDIQVLRFRPFLGDEPIPSPERDYVRERGQWDEYWSKYRDKSLIIHKDKQAAYPSRGYLEVMIDGYPRPE is encoded by the coding sequence ATGGGCTATCTACCTGATTACACCGACCAAGGCTTCCTCCCTATCGGACGATGGCAAGCAAACAGCCTTGAAGATATCGCCAATAAATACATCTCAGAGGACGACTATCACCGCCAACGACTCTGGAAAGAATGGGCCGAACTTACCTCGCTTGCAAAAAGCGCCTACGGATACATCATTGCCTGCTGGCTGGGCGGTTCATTCTTCACCACCAAACCCGACCCAGAAGATATTGACTGCGTCTACATCATTGCCGACAAAGCATTTACCAATCCCATAGAACCAGACCACGCAAGTATTTTTCAGGCAATCTGGCGAAAAGGCAAACACAGTGTCGATATCCAAGTACTTCGGTTTCGCCCCTTCCTTGGCGATGAGCCGATTCCCAGCCCTGAACGAGACTATGTCCGAGAACGTGGGCAATGGGACGAGTACTGGTCTAAGTACCGAGATAAATCACTTATTATACACAAGGACAAACAAGCGGCTTACCCATCACGGGGATACCTGGAGGTGATGATTGATGGCTACCCAAGACCAGAATAA
- a CDS encoding S8 family peptidase, which produces MNTIARTLSTLTAAAALVLSAAPSLAADSPTIRLVERADGTLAVQKGGLYNGKAGSRVLAETQEEIPTYTTPIKEVDTIIETDCAAIVSSALSNDPDRMSQWGLSKLEIESAWSHSKGEGVKVAVIDTGIDKNHPDFEGRVIRGYTAPGQREGDYNGHGTHVAGIIGAGDNNQIAGSGVAPDVTIFEAKVTQDSGVGNSSWMAEGIVAAINANVDIINISMTANSPMPLVEAAINQAVARNITVFAAAGNDGLKGSPTRWPAAYANTVAVASITRDDKLSPFSNTNDYVDLTAPGSSIKSTVPNGAVGFMSGTSQATPHAAGAAALLKSYNHNMTNHEVRETLISTTTGKLRTLNIMNAIATQGFKKEPVQSIEQPVNTVNPLHQSAPKPINPVRHFSRPER; this is translated from the coding sequence ATGAACACCATCGCTCGCACCCTCAGCACCCTTACCGCCGCAGCCGCTCTTGTCTTAAGTGCCGCTCCTTCCCTGGCTGCTGACTCACCCACCATCCGCTTGGTTGAGCGGGCTGATGGAACCCTCGCCGTTCAAAAGGGCGGCTTGTATAACGGCAAGGCCGGCAGCCGTGTCTTAGCCGAAACACAAGAGGAAATCCCCACCTATACAACGCCAATCAAAGAAGTTGACACCATAATCGAAACCGATTGCGCAGCCATTGTGAGTTCTGCCCTTTCGAACGATCCAGACCGCATGAGCCAATGGGGCTTATCCAAGTTGGAGATCGAATCAGCTTGGAGCCATTCCAAAGGAGAAGGCGTCAAGGTTGCGGTAATTGACACCGGTATTGACAAGAACCATCCAGACTTTGAAGGTCGCGTTATCCGTGGCTACACCGCTCCTGGTCAACGTGAAGGTGACTATAACGGCCATGGCACGCACGTTGCAGGCATTATTGGTGCCGGTGACAACAACCAAATCGCCGGGTCAGGCGTCGCTCCTGATGTCACGATCTTTGAGGCCAAGGTCACCCAAGATAGTGGGGTTGGCAACTCGTCATGGATGGCAGAAGGTATTGTCGCCGCAATCAACGCAAATGTTGACATCATTAATATCTCGATGACGGCCAATAGCCCAATGCCACTGGTAGAAGCAGCAATTAATCAGGCTGTTGCGCGTAATATCACTGTCTTTGCCGCCGCTGGTAATGACGGCTTGAAGGGTTCTCCTACGCGCTGGCCTGCCGCCTATGCCAATACCGTCGCAGTTGCGTCCATCACCCGTGATGACAAGCTTTCTCCGTTTTCGAATACGAATGATTACGTGGATTTGACTGCACCGGGTAGCTCAATTAAGAGCACCGTGCCCAATGGAGCTGTCGGTTTCATGTCAGGAACAAGCCAAGCAACCCCGCACGCAGCAGGCGCGGCTGCCTTGTTGAAGAGCTATAACCACAACATGACAAACCATGAGGTCCGAGAAACACTCATCTCCACCACGACCGGCAAGCTCCGCACCTTAAATATCATGAATGCCATTGCAACCCAAGGCTTTAAGAAGGAACCTGTCCAGTCCATCGAACAGCCAGTAAACACGGTAAACCCTCTCCATCAGTCAGCCCCCAAGCCAATCAATCCGGTACGCCACTTCTCTCGCCCAGAACGCTAA
- a CDS encoding branched-chain amino acid transporter permease — translation MASNSYIALAVIICGLITWALRAIPFALLRPLEQSAFLAYLGDRMPLGIMTILAVYTFKATPLTISGLTIAGIAGAVTLGLHICRRNFTLSVFGGTAVYTLLQSLLALG, via the coding sequence ATGGCCAGTAACAGCTATATCGCACTCGCCGTCATCATCTGTGGGCTGATCACTTGGGCCCTTCGCGCGATTCCTTTTGCGCTCTTGCGCCCGTTGGAGCAAAGTGCTTTTCTCGCTTATTTGGGCGACCGGATGCCTTTGGGAATCATGACAATTTTGGCGGTCTATACCTTCAAAGCGACGCCCCTCACGATATCTGGGCTGACGATTGCCGGGATTGCCGGAGCGGTCACGCTTGGCTTGCACATATGTCGGCGCAATTTCACCCTCAGTGTGTTCGGCGGAACGGCGGTATACACGCTGCTGCAGTCACTCTTGGCTCTAGGGTAA
- a CDS encoding trypsin-like serine protease — MNHVRLGALAAAMLTPLVFSTLSAAEPRDVVSPEAGGEFSIINGREATYEQMPSYIQLVIKDRQGKFNHQCGATLIDAEWVLSAAHCFWDEFHYERTGQLQPLPVDPYYAVHPSSHDERKIDRILFPPQINQVGWPADLALVHVDKAFSTPSRATLAAPESPYPTGGIGTVWGKGNSKRIGPDRYELDSRDIYQSKLRRAEVTLNRAAFCGDPKRTPNMLCAEVPSKTGNSPASCTGDSGGPLTIYSDDKQHQIQIGLVSHADAPKGVEICGGQPTWYTDIGHWTNWIKTQVPGIKTATYTLNPADGSPAPIESAPAPRPTPPPAPALQCGSVESAGSSAPAQDTPSLYWDPVRGASAGSTVSVKASSLTWTNGKLPSSVLIAGECAWSDALAATSLAQDAPLLLTDPNTLEPEVANELSRLGTKKVLIIGGTQAVSPAVETALKARGLEPVRVQGPSRVGTAALLAKAVVGVTGGTKTLLARAYPAPGGSPSQAFADSLAAAYYAPLTRTPILLSATNDLSPETVDALQVLKPKHVELLGGSSALSPSIEHTIRFSASTNNVTRVNGASRADTAAKLARSLFASNNKPEGVMVIEGQADDAWKVGFTFAGLAVKTKSVYALASGDELAPESVALIKEAKAMGLPIRCVASTKACAKAQSL; from the coding sequence ATGAACCATGTACGACTAGGCGCTCTAGCCGCAGCAATGCTTACACCTCTGGTCTTTTCCACGTTAAGCGCTGCTGAGCCACGTGATGTGGTCTCGCCCGAAGCCGGCGGCGAGTTCTCAATCATTAATGGTCGTGAAGCAACCTACGAGCAAATGCCCAGCTACATCCAGCTTGTGATAAAGGACAGGCAGGGTAAGTTCAACCATCAATGTGGGGCAACGCTCATTGATGCGGAATGGGTACTGTCTGCAGCCCACTGTTTCTGGGATGAATTCCACTATGAACGCACAGGCCAACTCCAACCCTTGCCCGTGGACCCCTACTATGCGGTGCACCCGTCATCTCACGATGAACGCAAGATTGACCGCATTCTCTTCCCGCCCCAAATTAACCAAGTTGGGTGGCCCGCCGACCTCGCCTTAGTGCATGTTGATAAGGCGTTTAGCACACCAAGCCGCGCCACCCTTGCCGCCCCCGAGTCTCCCTACCCAACCGGTGGGATAGGCACCGTATGGGGCAAAGGTAATTCAAAACGGATTGGCCCAGACCGGTACGAATTGGATTCACGCGATATTTATCAATCAAAATTACGTCGTGCTGAAGTGACCTTGAACCGAGCTGCTTTTTGCGGCGACCCGAAGCGTACCCCCAATATGTTGTGTGCAGAGGTCCCAAGTAAGACCGGCAACTCTCCAGCATCGTGTACCGGCGATTCCGGCGGCCCTTTAACGATTTATAGCGACGATAAGCAACACCAAATTCAGATTGGGCTGGTCAGCCATGCTGACGCACCAAAGGGTGTTGAAATCTGTGGTGGACAGCCCACGTGGTACACCGATATTGGTCACTGGACTAACTGGATTAAAACCCAGGTACCTGGCATTAAAACGGCTACCTACACACTCAATCCAGCCGACGGGTCACCAGCACCGATCGAGTCTGCACCTGCGCCTCGCCCCACACCGCCACCGGCACCTGCTTTACAGTGCGGCAGTGTTGAATCCGCTGGCTCAAGTGCACCCGCTCAAGACACGCCCAGCTTGTATTGGGATCCGGTTCGTGGTGCGAGTGCTGGCTCGACGGTCAGTGTGAAAGCATCATCACTGACCTGGACGAATGGGAAACTGCCCTCAAGCGTACTGATTGCTGGGGAATGCGCCTGGTCAGATGCCCTGGCCGCAACGAGCTTGGCTCAAGATGCGCCACTACTGCTGACTGACCCTAATACGCTAGAGCCAGAAGTGGCCAATGAGCTGAGTCGTCTTGGAACTAAGAAGGTTCTGATTATCGGTGGTACCCAGGCCGTTTCACCCGCCGTAGAGACTGCATTGAAGGCTCGTGGCCTCGAACCTGTACGGGTGCAAGGGCCAAGTCGTGTGGGTACAGCCGCATTGCTTGCAAAGGCAGTCGTTGGCGTTACTGGGGGCACCAAAACCCTCCTTGCCCGCGCCTACCCGGCCCCAGGCGGTAGCCCATCACAGGCCTTTGCTGATTCATTGGCTGCAGCCTATTACGCCCCGCTGACTCGAACCCCAATCCTGTTGTCAGCAACAAATGACCTGAGTCCGGAAACGGTTGATGCCTTACAGGTGTTAAAGCCCAAGCATGTTGAACTCCTTGGTGGCAGTAGTGCATTGTCGCCATCAATTGAGCACACCATTCGTTTTAGTGCGAGCACCAATAACGTCACCCGTGTGAACGGGGCATCACGTGCAGACACGGCGGCCAAGCTTGCGCGTTCACTATTTGCCAGTAACAACAAGCCTGAAGGCGTCATGGTTATTGAAGGCCAAGCCGATGACGCCTGGAAGGTCGGCTTCACCTTTGCCGGTCTTGCCGTAAAAACAAAGAGCGTCTATGCCCTCGCCTCCGGCGATGAATTGGCGCCTGAGTCAGTGGCTTTGATTAAAGAAGCTAAGGCGATGGGCCTGCCCATCCGCTGTGTTGCCAGCACCAAGGCCTGTGCGAAAGCCCAATCCCTCTAA
- a CDS encoding AbrB/MazE/SpoVT family DNA-binding domain-containing protein, protein MKYVRRVQRHGVVTVPKELRQKLGIRQGDLVMLSYHEGRITIATFRSEVVPLPVTPRPMVDQKLNPSGQVGTSRGDSRVIPELEPQRRLWPRAA, encoded by the coding sequence ATGAAGTATGTCCGCCGAGTCCAACGCCACGGTGTCGTAACCGTTCCTAAGGAGTTGCGACAAAAACTTGGGATTCGCCAAGGTGATTTGGTGATGCTGTCGTATCACGAGGGCAGGATCACGATTGCGACGTTTCGATCAGAGGTGGTTCCATTACCCGTAACGCCTCGTCCCATGGTTGACCAGAAGCTAAATCCTTCTGGCCAGGTGGGCACATCGCGAGGGGATAGTCGTGTTATTCCGGAGCTGGAACCGCAACGAAGGTTATGGCCGCGAGCCGCGTGA
- a CDS encoding VOC family protein, with amino-acid sequence MQRILPCFWFDFNADEAAAFYQQVIPRTSSIATLTYPTAGLPVFQKDFAGQTLAIELDTDGYEWTLWNAGDAFSPNPSFSLILNFDSQTNSKAEHELRTTWDHLRTNGRIHMPLGEYAFASLYGWVEDRYGVNWQLLLTDTSETEYEPVIPCFLFSGDAQNKTTQAIDLYTDVFEPSSLDYVEHYTERTDLVDETAVMNARFCLNNQSFSAMDAWAGAVFSFSPGASLLVKCATQEDIDRLWDSLSADPRAEQSGWCRDEFGFSWQIVPDCFSSLVQQPDTYAAMVKMKKIELAHLCT; translated from the coding sequence ATGCAACGCATTCTTCCCTGTTTTTGGTTTGACTTTAACGCTGATGAGGCAGCAGCGTTTTATCAGCAGGTGATTCCACGTACATCATCCATCGCCACGCTGACCTACCCCACTGCTGGCCTGCCGGTGTTTCAAAAGGACTTTGCAGGGCAGACACTCGCGATCGAGCTTGATACTGATGGTTACGAGTGGACGTTATGGAACGCAGGTGATGCATTTTCTCCGAATCCCTCCTTCTCACTCATCTTGAACTTTGACAGCCAAACCAACTCAAAAGCTGAACATGAATTGCGAACCACATGGGACCACCTCCGCACGAACGGGCGTATTCACATGCCTTTGGGTGAATACGCCTTTGCCTCTTTATATGGCTGGGTTGAAGATCGATACGGTGTGAATTGGCAGTTGCTGCTTACTGACACTTCTGAAACTGAATATGAGCCAGTCATTCCATGTTTTCTGTTTTCAGGTGATGCTCAAAATAAGACCACACAGGCCATCGACCTCTATACCGACGTCTTTGAACCATCTTCCCTTGACTATGTTGAGCACTACACGGAACGAACTGACCTTGTCGATGAAACCGCAGTCATGAATGCCCGGTTCTGTCTTAATAATCAGTCCTTTAGTGCCATGGATGCATGGGCTGGGGCCGTTTTCTCCTTTTCTCCTGGCGCGTCATTACTCGTCAAATGTGCAACCCAAGAAGATATTGATCGGCTTTGGGACAGTCTTTCAGCTGACCCTAGGGCTGAACAATCAGGCTGGTGTCGTGACGAGTTTGGATTTAGCTGGCAAATCGTACCGGACTGTTTTAGCTCCCTTGTCCAACAGCCTGACACGTACGCGGCGATGGTAAAGATGAAGAAGATCGAACTTGCCCACCTGTGCACCTAA
- a CDS encoding cell wall-binding repeat-containing protein, translated as MVTLAAIALGIQPSGAVFAQPNGTANTDVPTTPLSSTCTATGTEIIVDEQTTTLDAAYQAAKAQLVGCADEQRVIELVLTTPGPHILPLEINVEGTIRIVSKLQDGTRASLQRSNPNREIAVRSPLELDGVELQGNRTFFSPQASLTINNSRFVGDASGPFGNVSIAVYVAHGGQPMSVEITNSTFDDIAPLVVAQTTGPVRFANNTVRTENLKSLTLVASTAQTSDDPFIIEHNTFTVSANHAQPNVMISGSRVTVRRNTFLTDGDVANITYGEPIVGNGQPPIHHIQILPDAQASGQGGQTGHPLDQIRIEQNTFSGIAAIGYYTRLPQTFINPGGVVVSRNNFADAKAPFPKVVDYDREAFDFACNYWGNHDSKQTVALNTNLVLRTDDLSAGECIDLDKKPEPAPPAPAPLPPVKPTPSEPVKPVVPIEGPTQRISGDTRFETAVAAAKEQFPQGSVSKTVIMARGDVAADSVSAVPLAKAINAPILLTPSDQLHVSLGQEIKRLVGDDGSVIIMGGPEAITPEVETAVRNLGFRVTRLAGHNRAATAVETAKYLEANGNLTHVYLADGNDWQADLITGPIAAKTQGVTLLTNGEHLAPETKAFLDAHPQIQVTAIGDKASNTGVTTRRITGNDATDLSLAVAKTFFDTSTEIGVATSQEFADALVGGAHVSHEGGALVLVEGEDATRVNNYLKERSTISRVFVYGGRERLSTANDREVSFN; from the coding sequence ATGGTGACACTCGCGGCCATCGCGCTTGGCATCCAGCCGTCTGGCGCAGTGTTTGCCCAACCAAACGGAACAGCCAATACGGACGTTCCGACTACGCCCTTGTCATCAACGTGCACGGCGACGGGAACAGAAATCATCGTAGATGAACAAACCACGACGCTGGATGCGGCATACCAAGCAGCGAAAGCTCAGCTAGTTGGGTGTGCTGATGAGCAACGTGTGATTGAACTGGTCTTAACGACACCAGGACCCCACATCTTGCCTCTAGAAATCAATGTAGAAGGCACGATTCGGATTGTGTCCAAACTTCAAGATGGCACACGAGCATCCCTTCAACGTTCAAATCCAAATAGGGAAATCGCCGTTCGTTCACCGCTTGAACTTGACGGTGTTGAATTACAGGGGAACCGGACATTCTTTAGCCCACAAGCTTCGCTAACGATCAATAACAGCCGGTTTGTCGGTGATGCGTCAGGCCCATTTGGGAATGTCTCTATTGCGGTGTATGTCGCCCACGGGGGGCAGCCCATGAGTGTTGAGATTACCAACAGCACCTTTGACGATATTGCGCCACTTGTGGTTGCCCAAACGACTGGGCCGGTGCGTTTTGCCAATAACACTGTGCGGACTGAGAATCTCAAGAGCCTCACGCTTGTAGCCTCAACAGCTCAAACAAGTGATGACCCCTTCATCATTGAACACAACACCTTCACCGTTTCAGCTAACCATGCGCAACCTAACGTGATGATTTCGGGTTCTCGTGTAACGGTGCGTCGAAATACGTTTTTGACTGACGGTGATGTTGCCAACATCACGTACGGAGAGCCGATCGTTGGTAACGGTCAACCCCCGATCCATCACATCCAGATTTTGCCTGACGCACAGGCATCCGGACAAGGCGGCCAAACCGGCCACCCTCTCGATCAGATCCGCATTGAGCAAAACACCTTTAGTGGAATAGCCGCTATCGGTTACTACACCCGTTTACCTCAAACCTTCATTAACCCTGGTGGTGTGGTGGTTTCACGCAATAACTTTGCTGATGCCAAAGCTCCATTTCCAAAGGTGGTGGATTATGACCGTGAGGCATTTGATTTCGCCTGCAACTACTGGGGAAACCATGATTCCAAGCAAACCGTTGCACTTAATACGAACCTCGTGTTACGCACCGATGATTTGAGTGCGGGAGAGTGCATTGACTTGGACAAGAAACCAGAGCCGGCACCGCCTGCTCCTGCACCGCTTCCCCCGGTGAAACCAACTCCGTCAGAGCCGGTAAAACCGGTTGTTCCTATTGAAGGACCAACCCAACGTATTTCCGGTGATACCCGTTTTGAAACGGCGGTTGCTGCGGCAAAAGAACAATTCCCTCAAGGGTCAGTGTCTAAAACAGTGATTATGGCTCGTGGTGATGTTGCGGCTGACAGCGTGTCAGCGGTACCGCTGGCCAAAGCCATCAATGCGCCTATCTTGCTCACGCCCAGTGACCAACTGCATGTTTCGTTAGGACAGGAAATTAAACGGCTTGTTGGGGACGATGGTTCGGTGATCATCATGGGCGGCCCAGAAGCAATTACCCCTGAGGTCGAAACGGCTGTTCGCAACCTAGGATTTCGGGTGACGCGATTGGCTGGACATAACCGTGCGGCTACTGCGGTAGAGACTGCAAAATACCTTGAAGCCAATGGCAACCTAACGCATGTCTATCTCGCTGATGGTAACGATTGGCAAGCTGACTTGATTACCGGGCCGATTGCAGCTAAAACCCAAGGTGTCACGCTGCTCACCAATGGCGAGCATCTGGCACCTGAAACGAAAGCGTTTCTTGATGCCCATCCCCAGATACAGGTAACCGCAATCGGGGATAAGGCATCGAATACGGGTGTGACGACTCGTCGCATTACGGGTAATGACGCAACTGATTTGAGTTTGGCAGTAGCAAAGACCTTCTTTGATACCAGTACTGAAATTGGGGTGGCCACATCCCAAGAATTCGCTGACGCCCTTGTTGGCGGAGCGCATGTATCCCATGAGGGTGGAGCCCTGGTGCTTGTTGAAGGTGAGGATGCAACACGCGTTAATAACTACCTCAAGGAACGCAGCACCATTAGTCGGGTCTTTGTCTATGGGGGTCGAGAACGCCTCTCAACGGCCAATGATCGTGAGGTGTCCTTCAACTAG
- a CDS encoding cell wall-binding repeat-containing protein: MQCGPVDAPGSTPPAVDTNNLLWDPARGRESGSDVSVQASKLAWPNPGMAEYVVIAGECAYADALVSTSLAAKGPLLLTDPTKLEDTVKHEIVRLGVKKIYIVGGEQAITPAVADALKALGVEVERISGETRLGTAKRLAQTMSTKPGTPVIIARGYPADGGTPSQAFADAMAAAYYSPHQQSPIALSETTKLSSDVAQLLGAVKPAQVTVMGGHAALFEGMEQAVRSAVGTEIPVNRIAGVTRADTAAKLARAQISAGKANGVLVIEGQADDAWKVGYTFAGLAVKTNSVYALASGDDLAPETIALIKEAKAKNLPVRCVASTKACALANRL; encoded by the coding sequence TTGCAATGTGGACCGGTCGATGCGCCTGGGTCAACACCACCGGCTGTAGATACGAACAATCTCTTGTGGGACCCTGCGCGTGGGCGTGAGAGCGGTTCTGATGTGTCGGTGCAGGCGAGCAAGCTGGCTTGGCCGAACCCTGGGATGGCTGAATACGTTGTGATTGCCGGTGAATGCGCCTATGCCGATGCGCTCGTTTCAACGAGCCTGGCCGCCAAAGGGCCTTTGTTGCTCACCGACCCAACCAAACTTGAGGACACGGTTAAACACGAGATTGTCCGCTTAGGGGTGAAGAAGATCTACATCGTTGGTGGCGAACAAGCCATCACCCCTGCCGTAGCCGATGCGCTCAAGGCCCTTGGTGTAGAGGTTGAACGTATCTCTGGTGAAACCCGTTTAGGAACGGCTAAACGCCTTGCCCAAACGATGAGCACCAAACCAGGCACTCCGGTGATTATCGCGCGGGGGTATCCGGCTGATGGGGGTACGCCGAGCCAGGCCTTTGCCGATGCGATGGCTGCCGCCTACTACTCACCTCACCAACAGAGCCCTATTGCGCTGAGTGAAACAACCAAACTCTCATCCGACGTTGCACAATTATTGGGCGCCGTTAAACCTGCACAGGTTACGGTAATGGGTGGGCATGCGGCCCTATTTGAGGGCATGGAACAGGCGGTCCGCTCTGCAGTGGGTACCGAGATACCCGTTAACCGCATTGCCGGTGTAACCCGTGCCGATACCGCAGCCAAACTCGCCAGAGCCCAAATCAGTGCAGGCAAGGCGAACGGCGTGCTCGTGATTGAAGGCCAAGCCGACGACGCCTGGAAGGTGGGCTACACCTTTGCCGGTCTCGCCGTGAAAACCAACAGCGTCTATGCCCTCGCCTCCGGCGATGACCTCGCCCCAGAAACCATAGCTCTCATCAAAGAAGCCAAAGCCAAGAACCTGCCCGTTCGCTGTGTTGCGAGCACCAAGGCCTGTGCATTGGCAAACAGGTTGTAG
- a CDS encoding AzlC family ABC transporter permease — translation MASPSSSDTPTDFIRQEVCAAWKIAMPACIALIPLGLALGVLVVQAGLLWWWAPIFAAFVYAGSLEFLLVGMVTAAVPLSQIALTALLVNFRHVFYALTFPLKRIHRKHLKMYSTFTLTDEAYALMMPAHREGWSQTRIITIQVFLYIVWVGAVAAGALVGGFIPTWVVGLQFAVSALFIVLAVDAYAQRPSVPIPLVAIGCALIGAIFTPDSYLLTAIGLFVASLTGAYVLDRWRAQHGQ, via the coding sequence ATGGCAAGCCCATCGTCGTCAGATACTCCCACTGATTTCATCCGCCAAGAGGTATGTGCCGCTTGGAAGATCGCAATGCCTGCATGTATCGCCCTCATCCCACTCGGACTTGCGTTGGGGGTACTCGTGGTCCAGGCTGGTTTGCTGTGGTGGTGGGCACCGATATTCGCAGCCTTCGTGTACGCCGGCTCGTTGGAGTTTTTGCTTGTGGGTATGGTGACCGCAGCCGTCCCATTAAGCCAAATTGCGTTAACCGCGCTACTTGTTAATTTCCGTCATGTCTTCTATGCCCTCACATTCCCATTGAAACGGATTCACCGGAAACACCTAAAGATGTACAGCACATTTACGCTGACTGATGAAGCATACGCCTTGATGATGCCTGCCCATCGAGAAGGCTGGAGCCAGACACGTATTATTACGATTCAGGTCTTTCTGTACATCGTTTGGGTTGGTGCAGTTGCAGCCGGCGCCCTCGTGGGCGGGTTTATTCCAACATGGGTTGTGGGTTTGCAATTTGCAGTTTCAGCTTTGTTTATTGTCCTCGCTGTTGACGCCTACGCCCAACGCCCATCCGTACCAATTCCACTTGTGGCGATCGGTTGTGCACTCATCGGTGCCATATTTACTCCCGACAGCTATTTACTCACCGCAATTGGCTTATTTGTCGCAAGCCTAACCGGCGCATATGTCCTCGATAGATGGCGTGCTCAACATGGCCAGTAA